In Bordetella holmesii ATCC 51541, the following proteins share a genomic window:
- the selD gene encoding selenide, water dikinase, giving the protein MSTDTVPRLTSLSHGGGCGCKIAPGVLSELLARFVPQRNDPNLLVGTETSDDAAVYRLNDQQALIATTDFFMPIVDNPFDFGRIAATNALSDIYAMGGTPIMALAIVGMPINVLPHGVIADILRGGESVCQEAGIMIAGGHSIDSVEPIYGLAAMGLVHPDRIKRNADARAGDVLILGKPLGVGVLSAALKKNLLDEVGYAAMIAATTQLNRPGPDLGALPGVHAITDVTGFGLLGHALEMVRGAGLTARLRLADLPWMPGVRALAANGVVTGASGRNWASYGGSVHLGSSITDSDRALLTDPQTSGGLLVSCAPSAAARVLEVFAAGGFAQAAIIGEMAAGEGRVEVV; this is encoded by the coding sequence ATGTCCACCGATACCGTCCCGCGCCTGACGTCGCTGTCTCATGGCGGCGGCTGCGGCTGCAAAATCGCGCCAGGTGTGTTGTCAGAGCTGTTGGCGCGTTTCGTCCCGCAGCGCAACGACCCGAATCTGTTGGTGGGCACCGAGACTTCCGACGACGCTGCGGTCTATCGCCTCAACGATCAGCAGGCCTTGATCGCCACCACCGATTTCTTCATGCCCATCGTCGACAATCCCTTCGACTTCGGGCGAATCGCCGCGACCAATGCGCTGTCGGACATCTATGCCATGGGCGGCACACCCATCATGGCGCTGGCCATTGTGGGCATGCCCATCAATGTCTTGCCGCATGGGGTGATCGCCGACATCCTGCGCGGCGGCGAATCCGTCTGCCAGGAGGCCGGCATCATGATCGCAGGCGGGCACAGCATCGACTCGGTCGAACCCATCTATGGCCTGGCCGCCATGGGCCTGGTGCATCCGGACCGCATCAAGCGCAATGCCGATGCACGCGCTGGCGACGTACTCATCCTGGGCAAACCCCTGGGCGTCGGTGTGCTGTCTGCCGCGCTGAAGAAAAACCTTCTGGACGAAGTCGGTTATGCCGCCATGATCGCGGCGACCACCCAGCTCAATCGTCCGGGTCCCGATCTGGGCGCACTGCCCGGCGTGCATGCCATTACCGATGTCACCGGCTTTGGTTTGTTGGGTCATGCACTGGAGATGGTTCGCGGCGCTGGGCTGACCGCCAGACTGCGACTCGCGGATCTGCCCTGGATGCCGGGCGTACGCGCCCTGGCCGCCAATGGCGTGGTGACGGGCGCCTCCGGGCGCAACTGGGCCTCCTACGGCGGCTCGGTGCATCTTGGTTCCAGTATCACTGACAGCGATCGGGCGTTGTTGACGGATCCACAGACATCGGGCGGTCTGTTGGTGTCGTGCGCGCCGTCTGCGGCCGCTCGGGTGCTGGAGGTCTTCGCGGCCGGCGGATTTGCCCAGGCTGCGATCATCGGTGAGATGGCCGCCGGCGAGGGCCGGGTCGAGGTGGTCTAA
- a CDS encoding chorismate binding enzyme family protein, which translates to MTELEFKALAAQGYNRIPLVAETYADLDTPLAIYLKLAHAGPQNGRMSCLMESVVGGERFGRYSFIGLPAHTVIRASGRKTEVLRDGVVVETHDGDPLAFIEQYQARFKVALRPGMPRFCGGLAGYFGYDTVRHIEPRLGPAVKPFPNGMEEGTPDIMLLHVDELVIVDNLAGRTYLMVYADPAQPEAYNRAQERLLELRARLRKPVDIPYSHASMQTEERRDFAKQDYLAAVRRAKEYIAAGDLMQVQVGQVIAKPFRDAPLSLYRALRSLNPSPYMYFWNFGDFQVVGSSPEILVRQEQIREDGQLKSQITIRPLAGTRKRGGTPEEDMALAAELRADPKEIAEHVMLIDLARNDVGRVAEVGSVKVSDTMAIERYSHVMHLVSNVTGTLNPGMSSMDVLRAAFPAGTLTGAPKVRAMEIIDELEPVRRGIYGGAAGYLSYGGEMDVAIAIRTGVIKNGTLFVQAAAGVVADSVPELEWAETEAKARAVLRAAEQVQHGLDDPI; encoded by the coding sequence ATGACCGAACTGGAATTCAAGGCGCTTGCCGCCCAAGGCTACAACCGCATCCCGCTGGTGGCCGAAACCTACGCTGACCTGGACACCCCACTGGCCATCTATCTAAAGCTGGCGCATGCCGGCCCTCAGAACGGCCGCATGAGCTGCCTGATGGAATCTGTCGTCGGCGGCGAACGCTTCGGGCGCTATTCTTTCATCGGCCTGCCGGCGCACACTGTCATCCGCGCCAGCGGCCGCAAGACCGAGGTGCTGCGCGACGGCGTCGTCGTCGAGACCCACGACGGTGACCCGCTGGCCTTCATCGAGCAATATCAGGCCCGCTTCAAGGTGGCGCTGCGTCCGGGCATGCCACGCTTTTGCGGCGGCCTGGCAGGCTACTTCGGCTACGACACCGTGCGCCACATCGAGCCGCGCCTGGGTCCGGCGGTTAAGCCTTTCCCCAACGGCATGGAAGAGGGCACCCCGGACATCATGCTGCTGCATGTCGATGAACTCGTCATCGTCGACAATCTCGCGGGCCGCACCTATCTCATGGTCTACGCCGATCCGGCTCAGCCAGAAGCCTACAACCGCGCCCAGGAGCGCCTGCTGGAGTTGCGCGCCCGTCTGCGCAAGCCGGTGGACATTCCCTACAGCCATGCCAGCATGCAGACGGAAGAGCGCCGGGACTTCGCCAAGCAAGACTACCTGGCTGCCGTGCGCCGCGCCAAGGAGTACATCGCCGCGGGCGACTTGATGCAGGTGCAGGTCGGACAAGTCATCGCCAAGCCTTTTCGCGATGCGCCCCTGTCGCTGTATCGCGCGCTGCGCTCCCTGAACCCCTCGCCCTACATGTATTTCTGGAACTTCGGCGATTTCCAGGTCGTAGGCTCTTCGCCTGAAATTCTCGTGCGCCAGGAGCAGATCCGGGAGGACGGGCAGCTCAAGTCGCAGATCACCATCCGACCGCTGGCAGGCACGCGCAAACGTGGCGGCACGCCCGAAGAAGACATGGCCCTGGCCGCCGAACTGCGCGCCGACCCGAAGGAAATCGCCGAACACGTCATGCTGATCGATCTGGCGCGCAACGACGTCGGCCGCGTCGCCGAGGTAGGTTCGGTCAAGGTGAGCGATACCATGGCCATCGAGCGCTACTCTCATGTCATGCACCTGGTCTCCAATGTGACGGGCACGCTCAACCCCGGCATGAGCAGCATGGACGTGTTGCGCGCCGCCTTCCCGGCAGGGACGCTGACCGGCGCGCCCAAAGTGCGCGCCATGGAGATCATCGATGAGCTCGAGCCGGTACGCCGCGGCATCTACGGCGGGGCGGCTGGCTACCTGAGCTACGGCGGAGAAATGGATGTGGCCATCGCCATTCGCACGGGCGTCATCAAGAACGGAACATTGTTCGTGCAGGCCGCCGCCGGTGTGGTTGCAGACTCGGTGCCCGAACTCGAGTGGGCCGAAACCGAGGCCAAGGCGCGGGCCGTTCTGCGCGCCGCCGAACAAGTGCAACACGGCTTGGATGACCCCATCTGA
- a CDS encoding glutamine amidotransferase of anthranilate synthase/aminodeoxychorismate synthase family protein — MLLMIDNYDSFTYNLVQYFGELGEDVRVARNDQITLEEITAMAPDRICVSPGPCSPAEAGISVPVIRAFAGKLPILGVCLGHQAIGAAYGGDIVRAQTIMHGKTVQIRHTGTDIFQGLPTPYTVIRYNSLTIDPATLPDVLEVTATAPDGDIMGVRHKTLPLYGVQFHPESVLSEHGHAMLRNFLNI; from the coding sequence ATGCTGCTGATGATCGACAATTACGATTCCTTTACCTATAACCTGGTGCAGTACTTCGGCGAGCTCGGCGAAGACGTGCGGGTCGCCCGCAATGACCAGATCACGCTCGAAGAAATTACGGCGATGGCCCCGGATCGGATCTGCGTTTCGCCCGGTCCCTGCTCGCCCGCCGAAGCCGGCATCTCGGTGCCCGTGATCCGCGCATTCGCCGGCAAATTGCCCATCCTCGGTGTGTGCCTGGGCCATCAGGCCATCGGGGCAGCCTATGGTGGTGACATCGTTCGAGCCCAGACCATCATGCACGGCAAGACCGTGCAGATCCGCCATACCGGCACGGACATTTTTCAAGGCCTGCCCACACCGTACACCGTCATCCGCTACAACTCGCTGACGATCGACCCGGCCACACTGCCGGACGTCCTGGAAGTCACGGCCACCGCCCCCGACGGCGACATCATGGGCGTGAGACATAAAACGCTGCCGCTGTACGGCGTACAGTTCCACCCCGAATCCGTGCTCAGCGAGCATGGCCACGCCATGCTGCGCAATTTTCTGAATATCTAA
- a CDS encoding 3D domain protein, whose amino-acid sequence MSLLSALLAACSTTTEIPPEDGGRGSSPAAETGLTVPAVSALPDTPARALAGHYQRAAWSELPGWETDDLSRVWPLVVRNCKGLMRPTSGNLAAPARATPRAWQPVCAAVADPARAPAPGDAAAVRRFLQTYLQPWRLNGTDGRAAVNTVTGYYEPLVRGSRERGGRHQWPLYGVPEDLLTIDLGAVYPELAGKRVRGKLDGRRVVPYDTRAGIEASSRKPPVVVWVDDPVDNFFLQVQGSGRVQLTEGPDAGKTIRVAYADHNGQPYVSIGRWLIDRGEIRADQASMQNIRAWAQRNPARVQEMLNANPAVVFFREEPVVDPEQGPKGAYAIPLAPGRSVAVDAAFVPLGTPVYLSTSYPASERPLQRLVFAQDTGTAIRGAARADFYWGFGDEAGQQAGRMKQRGQMWLLWPKQAGEPSAR is encoded by the coding sequence GTGTCCTTGCTGTCGGCGCTGCTGGCGGCATGCTCCACCACAACGGAAATTCCGCCTGAGGATGGCGGGCGCGGCAGCTCACCTGCCGCCGAAACCGGGTTGACCGTGCCCGCGGTCTCGGCGCTGCCCGATACACCGGCGCGTGCGCTGGCCGGGCATTACCAGCGGGCCGCCTGGAGCGAGCTGCCTGGTTGGGAAACCGACGACCTGTCGCGTGTGTGGCCTCTGGTCGTGCGCAATTGCAAGGGCCTGATGCGCCCGACCTCGGGTAATCTGGCCGCCCCGGCACGGGCCACGCCGCGCGCCTGGCAGCCGGTGTGCGCGGCCGTGGCGGATCCGGCGCGCGCCCCAGCGCCTGGCGATGCGGCGGCCGTGCGCCGCTTCCTCCAGACGTATCTGCAGCCGTGGCGCCTCAATGGCACCGACGGCCGTGCGGCCGTCAATACCGTGACGGGCTATTACGAACCGCTGGTGCGGGGCTCGCGCGAGCGCGGCGGGCGGCACCAATGGCCCTTGTACGGCGTGCCGGAAGACTTGCTGACCATCGATCTGGGAGCCGTCTACCCCGAGCTGGCGGGCAAGCGGGTGCGCGGCAAGCTGGACGGGCGCCGCGTCGTGCCGTATGACACGCGCGCCGGCATCGAGGCTTCCAGCCGCAAGCCACCGGTGGTGGTCTGGGTGGACGACCCGGTGGACAACTTCTTTCTTCAGGTACAGGGGTCGGGTCGGGTGCAGCTCACCGAAGGCCCTGACGCCGGCAAGACCATACGTGTGGCCTACGCCGACCATAATGGTCAGCCCTATGTGTCCATCGGCCGCTGGCTGATCGACCGGGGCGAAATTCGGGCCGATCAGGCATCGATGCAGAACATCCGTGCCTGGGCTCAGCGCAATCCTGCACGTGTGCAGGAGATGCTCAACGCCAATCCGGCGGTGGTGTTTTTCCGTGAAGAGCCCGTGGTCGATCCCGAGCAGGGGCCCAAGGGCGCCTATGCCATACCGCTGGCGCCGGGCCGCTCCGTCGCCGTCGATGCCGCCTTCGTGCCGCTTGGTACACCGGTCTATCTGTCCACGTCATATCCCGCGTCCGAGCGGCCACTGCAGCGTCTGGTGTTCGCTCAGGATACGGGCACTGCCATACGCGGCGCGGCGCGGGCCGACTTTTACTGGGGCTTTGGTGACGAGGCCGGACAACAGGCTGGGCGCATGAAACAACGCGGCCAGATGTGGTTGTTGTGGCCAAAACAGGCCGGGGAGCCCTCTGCACGATGA
- a CDS encoding transcriptional Regulator, LysR family domain protein, which yields MGFQASDLTADRRLGDMQVLRRLRDAHAARDGHKTAHKIERWQFSEGEWHSKNSCHEAVKVA from the coding sequence ATGGGTTTCCAGGCTTCGGATCTGACGGCTGACCGCCGATTGGGTGACATGCAGGTCTTGCGCCGCCTGCGTGATGCTCATGCGGCGCGCGACGGCCACAAAACCGCGCACAAGATCGAGAGGTGGCAATTTAGCGAGGGTGAGTGGCATTCGAAAAACTCATGTCATGAGGCCGTGAAAGTCGCTTGA
- a CDS encoding indole-3-glycerol phosphate synthase family protein yields MNDILAKILAIKVEEVATARQLRSEAELLREAQARQDVRGFAQAIEDKISQGKAGVIAEIKKASPSKGVLRENFNPAEIAASYAVHGAACLSVLTDVQFFQGSHDNLRRARAACSLPVLRKDFIVDPYQIISARAMGADCVLLIVAALTPAQLRDYEALALDLGLDVLVEVHDERELEIALSMKTPLLGINNRNLRTFETRLDTTLNLLPRVPAGKRVVTESGILNPEDVQLMRQHDVHAFLVGETFMRADDPGVELARLLG; encoded by the coding sequence ATGAACGACATACTTGCGAAGATCCTCGCCATCAAGGTCGAGGAAGTCGCTACCGCTCGCCAATTACGTAGCGAAGCAGAATTGCTGCGTGAAGCCCAGGCGCGCCAGGACGTGCGCGGCTTTGCACAGGCCATCGAAGACAAGATCTCGCAGGGTAAGGCAGGCGTGATCGCCGAAATCAAGAAAGCATCGCCGTCCAAGGGCGTGCTGCGCGAGAATTTCAACCCCGCCGAAATCGCCGCCTCATATGCCGTACACGGCGCGGCCTGCCTGTCAGTGCTGACCGATGTGCAGTTCTTTCAAGGCTCGCACGATAACTTGCGCCGCGCACGCGCGGCCTGCTCGCTGCCGGTACTGCGCAAAGACTTTATTGTCGACCCCTACCAGATCATCTCGGCCCGGGCCATGGGCGCGGACTGCGTGCTGCTCATCGTCGCCGCGCTCACGCCGGCGCAACTGCGCGACTACGAAGCCCTGGCCCTGGACCTGGGTCTGGACGTACTGGTCGAGGTGCACGATGAACGCGAACTCGAAATCGCGCTGTCGATGAAGACCCCGCTGTTGGGTATCAACAACCGCAATCTGCGCACCTTCGAAACCCGGCTGGACACCACGCTGAATCTGTTGCCGCGTGTGCCAGCCGGAAAACGTGTCGTCACCGAAAGCGGCATCCTCAACCCCGAGGATGTCCAGCTCATGCGTCAACACGACGTCCATGCTTTCCTGGTCGGCGAAACCTTCATGCGCGCCGACGATCCCGGTGTGGAGCTGGCCCGGCTACTGGGCTGA
- the apaG gene encoding protein ApaG, which produces MKPYDLTVSVTPRFVPEQSDPSQQQFVFAYTVRITNTGAHPAQVISRHWIITDGNQRVQEVRGLGVVGQQPLLAPGETFEYTSGCPLPTPVGTMRGTYHCVGENGIPFEVPIAEFLLAMPRTLH; this is translated from the coding sequence GTGAAACCCTACGATCTGACCGTATCCGTGACTCCGCGTTTTGTACCGGAGCAGTCCGATCCAAGTCAGCAACAGTTCGTCTTCGCCTATACGGTGCGCATCACCAACACCGGCGCGCATCCCGCCCAGGTCATCAGCCGACATTGGATCATCACTGACGGCAATCAGCGCGTGCAGGAGGTTCGTGGACTGGGCGTCGTGGGTCAGCAGCCTTTGTTGGCGCCGGGCGAGACTTTCGAATACACCAGTGGCTGTCCGCTGCCGACTCCGGTCGGCACGATGCGGGGCACTTATCACTGCGTTGGCGAAAACGGCATTCCTTTCGAGGTGCCGATTGCGGAGTTTCTGCTCGCCATGCCCCGTACGCTGCACTGA
- the rpe gene encoding ribulose-phosphate 3-epimerase, with amino-acid sequence MSVPASTRIAPSILSADFARLGEEVRNVVAAGADWIHFDVMDNHYVPNLTIGPMVCAAIRPHVQVPIDVHLMVEPVDEIVPLFAKAGADIITFHPEASRHVDRTLGLIRDNGCKAGLVFNPATPLSYMDYVMDKIDVVLLMSVNPGFGGQAFIPATLAKLRQARARIDAWTQAGGQPILLEVDGGVKTDNIAEIRRAGADTFVAGSAIFGKPDYTAVIKALREEIARGETLSA; translated from the coding sequence ATGTCCGTCCCGGCCTCCACCCGCATCGCTCCCAGCATTCTATCCGCCGACTTCGCCCGCCTGGGAGAGGAAGTCCGGAATGTCGTCGCCGCCGGTGCCGACTGGATTCACTTCGACGTGATGGACAACCATTACGTTCCCAACCTGACCATCGGGCCCATGGTCTGCGCCGCCATCCGTCCCCATGTACAGGTCCCCATCGATGTGCACCTGATGGTCGAACCGGTCGACGAGATCGTGCCACTGTTTGCCAAGGCCGGCGCCGACATCATCACCTTCCATCCCGAAGCCAGCCGTCATGTGGACCGCACGCTGGGCCTGATCCGCGACAACGGCTGTAAGGCCGGGCTCGTCTTCAATCCGGCCACGCCCCTGTCCTACATGGACTACGTGATGGACAAGATCGACGTGGTGCTGCTGATGTCGGTCAACCCGGGCTTTGGCGGCCAGGCCTTCATCCCGGCCACGCTGGCAAAGCTGCGCCAAGCGCGGGCTCGCATCGACGCCTGGACCCAGGCCGGCGGCCAACCCATTCTGCTGGAAGTCGACGGCGGCGTTAAAACCGATAATATCGCCGAGATCCGCCGCGCTGGCGCCGACACGTTCGTGGCCGGCTCGGCCATTTTCGGCAAACCTGACTACACCGCCGTCATCAAGGCCCTGCGCGAAGAAATCGCCCGTGGCGAAACCCTGTCTGCCTGA
- a CDS encoding phosphoglycolate phosphatase, bacterial, translating into MSHYRAALLDLDGTLLDSIPDLAMAANAMRVELDLPPLRDDVLATFVGKGVDNLVRRTLAASRDGGEVEDALFAKGRESFHRHYHLVNGDRARVFDGVIDGLKLMRDMGLKLAVVTNKPTEFTVPLLQRTGLAGFFEQVVCGDTCARRKPDPDQVLHACEQLGVSPREAVTIGDSVNDAQAGRSAGTAVLAVPYGYNEGMDVRSLDVDGIVDSLVEAVAWIKRQSESGRPL; encoded by the coding sequence ATGAGCCACTATCGCGCTGCCTTGCTGGATCTGGACGGCACCTTGCTCGACTCGATCCCTGACCTGGCCATGGCCGCCAACGCCATGCGTGTCGAACTGGATCTGCCGCCGCTGCGCGACGACGTCCTCGCGACGTTCGTAGGCAAGGGGGTGGACAACCTGGTGCGCCGCACGCTGGCGGCCAGCCGCGACGGCGGCGAAGTCGAGGACGCGCTGTTCGCCAAGGGCCGCGAATCCTTTCATCGGCACTACCATCTGGTCAACGGTGACCGCGCCCGCGTGTTCGACGGCGTCATCGACGGTCTGAAACTCATGCGTGACATGGGCCTGAAACTTGCCGTAGTGACCAACAAACCCACCGAGTTCACTGTGCCATTGCTGCAGCGCACGGGGCTGGCGGGCTTTTTCGAACAGGTGGTTTGCGGCGACACCTGCGCGCGCCGCAAACCGGACCCGGATCAGGTGCTGCATGCCTGCGAGCAACTCGGGGTGAGCCCACGCGAGGCGGTCACCATCGGCGATTCGGTCAACGACGCCCAGGCTGGCCGCAGCGCGGGCACGGCAGTGCTGGCGGTGCCTTATGGGTACAACGAAGGCATGGACGTGCGTTCGCTCGATGTCGATGGTATAGTTGACTCGCTAGTCGAGGCCGTAGCCTGGATCAAGCGCCAGTCCGAATCCGGCCGGCCGCTCTGA
- a CDS encoding DSBA-like thioredoxin domain protein, giving the protein MTPAAPVVQIWFDFASPYSYLAMARVHVLASQAAVLYELQPFLLGPIFQAQGWNDSPFRLYPGKGAYMMRDIARLALLGKSQPWGLDFCQAVFGANFAQDRDIQDEDVMREILQNLGLDATDWIARAKTEATKEALRQQVDRARQHGIFGAPTFLVGDEMFWGNDRLEDALQWARDGRQA; this is encoded by the coding sequence ATGACGCCTGCCGCACCCGTGGTTCAGATCTGGTTCGATTTCGCCAGTCCCTACAGCTATCTGGCGATGGCCCGCGTTCACGTGCTGGCCAGTCAGGCAGCCGTGTTGTACGAGTTGCAGCCATTTTTGCTTGGTCCCATCTTTCAGGCGCAGGGCTGGAACGACAGCCCCTTTCGGCTCTACCCGGGCAAGGGCGCATATATGATGCGCGACATTGCCCGCCTGGCATTACTGGGCAAAAGCCAGCCGTGGGGCTTGGACTTCTGCCAAGCCGTCTTCGGTGCGAATTTTGCGCAAGACCGCGATATTCAGGACGAGGACGTCATGCGGGAAATTCTGCAGAATCTCGGCCTGGACGCGACGGACTGGATAGCACGCGCCAAAACCGAGGCCACCAAGGAAGCCTTGCGCCAACAGGTTGATCGGGCTCGGCAGCATGGCATTTTTGGTGCCCCGACGTTTCTGGTGGGTGATGAAATGTTCTGGGGCAATGACAGACTCGAAGACGCGCTGCAATGGGCGCGTGACGGCAGGCAGGCATGA
- a CDS encoding ubiquinone biosynthesis hydroxylase, UbiH/UbiF/VisC/COQ6 family protein: protein MKHQIVVCGAGIVGLSTALALARRQQRVAVLAPRTQVAPAEPDFYHPRVYAISPASQRFLAGLGIWDAMPASRLTPVMAMEIHGDADGRVELNAWQAAQNQLAWIVESGEIERVLVQAARMFGIPWIEERALAWHDGEIETESGQRLAAELFVGADGAASPLRAAAGLKHESKSYGDIGLVMHLNAEQPHLGTAFQWFRDDGVLALLPLPDTREGAQVSMVWSMREERARQLLDMPATEQAAELEKRLFLASEGRLGRLDARSRLHGFPLTLERSQMVAPGIALAGDAAHRLHPLAGQGLNLGLGDVEALAHAVATREPYREAGDIRVLRRYQRARAEPVLAMRLATDGLHRLFAAHNAPAAFVRNAGMRLVDALPFLKRRLIEDASRN from the coding sequence ATGAAACATCAGATAGTGGTCTGTGGCGCAGGTATCGTCGGCCTGTCGACCGCGTTGGCGCTGGCCCGGCGGCAGCAGCGCGTCGCGGTGCTGGCCCCGCGTACGCAGGTCGCACCGGCCGAACCGGACTTCTACCATCCGCGCGTCTACGCCATATCGCCGGCCAGCCAGCGGTTTCTGGCCGGTCTTGGCATCTGGGATGCGATGCCGGCATCGCGTTTGACGCCGGTGATGGCCATGGAGATCCATGGCGACGCCGATGGCCGGGTAGAACTTAACGCCTGGCAGGCCGCGCAGAATCAGCTTGCCTGGATCGTCGAGTCCGGCGAAATCGAGCGCGTCCTCGTGCAGGCCGCGCGCATGTTCGGGATTCCCTGGATCGAAGAGCGCGCGCTTGCCTGGCATGACGGTGAAATCGAAACGGAAAGCGGGCAGCGTCTGGCGGCCGAACTCTTCGTCGGCGCTGACGGCGCGGCATCGCCTCTGCGCGCCGCCGCTGGCCTCAAGCATGAAAGCAAGTCATACGGTGACATCGGGCTGGTCATGCACCTGAACGCCGAGCAGCCGCATCTGGGGACCGCCTTTCAGTGGTTCCGTGATGACGGGGTGCTGGCCTTGCTGCCGCTGCCGGATACGCGCGAGGGCGCGCAGGTGTCCATGGTCTGGTCCATGCGCGAGGAACGGGCCCGGCAATTGCTGGATATGCCCGCCACCGAGCAGGCGGCCGAACTCGAAAAGCGTTTGTTCCTGGCCAGCGAAGGACGTCTGGGCCGGCTGGACGCGCGCAGTCGGCTGCATGGTTTTCCGTTGACGCTGGAGCGGTCACAGATGGTCGCACCCGGTATCGCGCTGGCCGGCGACGCCGCGCATCGCCTGCATCCGCTGGCCGGCCAGGGGTTGAACCTCGGCTTGGGCGATGTGGAGGCACTGGCGCATGCCGTGGCCACGCGCGAACCCTATCGCGAGGCGGGCGACATTCGTGTGTTGCGGCGCTATCAGCGCGCCCGCGCCGAGCCGGTATTGGCCATGCGGCTGGCAACCGATGGGTTGCACCGCCTGTTTGCCGCGCACAACGCGCCTGCGGCTTTTGTACGCAATGCCGGCATGCGGCTGGTCGATGCCCTGCCTTTTCTCAAACGCCGTCTCATCGAGGATGCCTCGCGCAACTGA
- a CDS encoding putative oxidoreductase has protein sequence MVITEGAHVHSDMQAPGGEPGRVGGHRHALPMPRGGSAEEVAAGIMCRRSPPAFCSIASSIDVSGG, from the coding sequence ATGGTGATCACCGAGGGCGCGCACGTTCACAGCGACATGCAGGCGCCGGGCGGTGAGCCCGGTCGTGTGGGCGGGCACAGGCACGCCTTGCCCATGCCGCGCGGCGGCTCGGCCGAAGAGGTCGCCGCGGGCATCATGTGCCGGCGCTCTCCGCCGGCGTTTTGCTCCATTGCCTCATCGATTGACGTTTCAGGCGGATGA
- the trpD gene encoding anthranilate phosphoribosyltransferase → MTITPNEALTRCIEHREIFHDEMLHLMRMLMRGEMSPQIASALLMGLRVKKETVGEITAAAQVMREFATPVVTPNPADLLDMCGTGGDGSHTFNISTTAMFVAAAAGVPIAKHGNRSASSSSGSADVLEALGANLQLSPEEVAECIQATGIGFMFAPAHHGAMKNVAAVRKELAVRTIFNILGPLTNPAGAANQLMGVFHPDLVGIQVRVLERLGSRHVLVVHGKDGMDEASLGAATLVGELKDGVVREYEIHPEDYGLSMMSNRSIKVSNREQSRELVMEALDNVEGAARDIVALNAGLAIYAGNKADSIESALALAFETITNGAARAKLEEFCAYTRKFSK, encoded by the coding sequence ATGACGATCACTCCGAACGAAGCCTTGACGCGCTGCATCGAACATCGCGAGATCTTCCACGACGAAATGCTGCATCTGATGCGCATGCTGATGCGCGGCGAAATGTCGCCGCAGATCGCCAGTGCGCTGTTGATGGGCCTTCGGGTCAAGAAGGAAACCGTAGGAGAGATCACCGCCGCAGCCCAGGTCATGCGCGAATTCGCCACCCCGGTCGTGACACCCAATCCGGCCGATCTGCTGGATATGTGTGGCACGGGCGGCGACGGCAGCCACACCTTCAATATTTCCACCACGGCCATGTTCGTGGCCGCCGCCGCCGGTGTGCCGATTGCCAAACACGGCAACCGCAGCGCCTCCTCGTCGTCCGGCAGCGCCGATGTGCTCGAAGCCTTGGGCGCCAATCTGCAGCTCTCACCCGAAGAGGTGGCCGAATGCATACAGGCTACCGGCATCGGCTTCATGTTCGCGCCGGCCCACCATGGCGCCATGAAGAACGTCGCTGCCGTGCGCAAAGAGCTCGCCGTACGCACCATCTTCAATATTCTGGGCCCCCTGACGAATCCGGCCGGCGCCGCCAATCAACTGATGGGGGTATTCCATCCTGATCTGGTGGGCATTCAGGTCCGCGTACTCGAGCGCCTGGGGTCGCGCCACGTGCTGGTGGTGCATGGCAAAGACGGCATGGATGAAGCCTCGTTGGGCGCGGCGACGCTGGTCGGCGAACTCAAGGACGGCGTCGTACGCGAATACGAGATACATCCGGAAGACTACGGACTATCCATGATGTCCAATCGCAGCATCAAGGTGTCCAATCGCGAACAATCGCGTGAACTTGTCATGGAAGCATTGGATAATGTCGAAGGGGCAGCGCGTGATATCGTCGCGCTTAACGCTGGCCTGGCGATCTACGCTGGCAACAAGGCCGACAGCATCGAGTCAGCGTTGGCGCTGGCTTTTGAAACGATCACCAACGGGGCGGCACGCGCCAAGTTGGAAGAATTCTGCGCATATACCCGGAAATTTTCAAAATGA